A DNA window from Stenotrophomonas sp. 57 contains the following coding sequences:
- the lolB gene encoding lipoprotein insertase outer membrane protein LolB: MSVSLIRPLLLAAATLAVTACTSVGTQKTPAPAVVETVSAEAAQTEAARVAALQAQSDWTFQGRVAVSKGKDGGSGRIDWKQEGRRYVVELSAPVTRQSWKLTGDTHSEAGRLEGLAGGPRDGEDAQQLLLEATGWDIPVNQLPEWIRGLVAGDAAGPEKVERDGEGRPRRMQQMGWQVQYLDWYPAEAGRPALPRRIEASKGDAKVRLLVDQWGQGGP, encoded by the coding sequence ATGAGTGTTTCCCTGATCCGGCCGCTGCTGTTGGCGGCCGCGACCCTGGCGGTGACCGCCTGCACCAGCGTGGGCACGCAGAAGACCCCTGCGCCGGCCGTGGTCGAGACCGTGTCTGCCGAAGCGGCACAGACCGAGGCCGCACGCGTGGCTGCGTTGCAGGCACAGTCGGACTGGACGTTCCAGGGCCGGGTCGCGGTCAGCAAGGGCAAGGACGGTGGCAGCGGCCGCATCGACTGGAAGCAGGAAGGCCGCCGCTACGTGGTCGAACTGAGTGCGCCGGTGACCCGGCAGAGCTGGAAGCTGACCGGCGATACCCATTCCGAAGCAGGTCGCTTGGAAGGGCTGGCTGGCGGGCCGCGCGATGGCGAGGATGCCCAGCAGCTGCTGCTGGAGGCGACTGGCTGGGACATCCCGGTCAACCAGCTGCCGGAGTGGATCCGCGGCCTGGTAGCCGGCGATGCTGCCGGTCCGGAGAAGGTCGAGCGCGACGGTGAAGGCCGGCCGCGCCGCATGCAGCAGATGGGCTGGCAAGTGCAGTACCTGGACTGGTATCCCGCCGAGGCTGGGCGCCCGGCGCTGCCGCGCCGAATCGAGGCCAGCAAAGGCGACGCCAAGGTGCGCCTGCTGGTGGACCAGTGGGGGCAGGGCGGCCCATGA
- a CDS encoding 50S ribosomal protein L25/general stress protein Ctc, with protein sequence MSKTHEIKVTKRELQRKGASRRLRHAGVIPAIVYGGNAEPVAISLDHNEIWLAQQNEWFYASILDLNLDGQVQKVLLRDMQRHPYKQLIMHLDFQRVNENEALTASVPLHFINEDTSPAGKAADVVVTHELKEVTITCLPKDLPESIEVDLGELKAGDVVYLSNIKLPKGVEIPALALGKDHDDAIVTAKAGKADAADEEAAAAE encoded by the coding sequence ATGTCGAAGACCCATGAAATCAAGGTCACCAAGCGTGAACTGCAGCGTAAGGGTGCGAGCCGCCGCCTGCGTCACGCCGGTGTGATCCCGGCCATCGTGTACGGCGGCAACGCCGAGCCGGTCGCCATCAGCCTGGACCACAACGAAATCTGGCTGGCCCAGCAGAACGAGTGGTTCTATGCCTCGATCCTGGACCTGAACCTGGACGGCCAGGTGCAGAAGGTCCTGCTGCGTGACATGCAGCGCCATCCGTACAAGCAGCTGATCATGCACCTGGACTTCCAGCGCGTGAACGAGAACGAAGCCCTGACCGCTTCGGTCCCGCTGCACTTCATCAACGAAGACACCTCGCCGGCTGGCAAGGCTGCCGACGTCGTGGTCACCCACGAACTGAAGGAAGTGACCATCACCTGCCTGCCGAAGGACCTGCCGGAGTCGATCGAAGTCGACCTGGGCGAGCTGAAGGCCGGTGACGTGGTGTACCTGTCCAACATCAAGCTGCCGAAGGGCGTGGAAATCCCGGCCCTGGCGCTGGGCAAGGACCACGACGACGCCATCGTCACCGCCAAGGCCGGCAAGGCCGACGCGGCCGACGAAGAAGCGGCTGCCGCCGAGTAA
- the ychF gene encoding redox-regulated ATPase YchF: MGIKCGIVGLPNVGKSTLFNALTKAGIAAANFPFCTIEPNVGIVPVPDPRLGELAGIINPQKVIPTAVEFVDIAGLVAGAASGEGLGNKFLAHIREVDAITHVVRCFEHGDIVHVAGKVDPISDIETIDTELALADLDSVEKALNRAERAAKGGDKDAAARKPVLAKLQAALSDGKAGRSVGLDDEEKALVRDLFLLTLKPVMYIANVLEDGFENNPHLEAVRAHAAAEGAQVVPVSAAIEEELSQLDDEDRDTFLADLGLSEPGLNRVINAAYSLLGLQTYFTAGVKEVRAWTVRKGATAPQAAAVIHTDFEKGFIRAETIAYDDFIKYKGEAGAKEAGRLRLEGKEYRVQEGDILHFRFNV; the protein is encoded by the coding sequence ATGGGTATCAAATGCGGCATCGTCGGCCTGCCCAACGTCGGCAAGTCGACCCTGTTCAATGCGCTGACCAAGGCGGGTATCGCCGCGGCGAATTTCCCGTTCTGCACCATCGAACCGAACGTCGGCATCGTGCCGGTGCCGGATCCGCGCCTGGGCGAACTGGCAGGGATCATCAACCCGCAGAAGGTCATTCCGACCGCGGTCGAGTTCGTCGACATCGCCGGCCTGGTGGCCGGTGCGGCCAGCGGTGAAGGCCTGGGCAACAAATTCCTGGCGCACATCCGCGAAGTCGATGCGATCACCCACGTGGTGCGCTGCTTCGAGCACGGCGACATCGTGCACGTGGCCGGCAAGGTCGACCCGATCTCGGACATCGAAACCATCGATACCGAACTGGCGCTGGCCGACCTGGACAGCGTCGAGAAGGCGCTGAACCGTGCCGAGCGTGCAGCCAAGGGCGGCGACAAGGACGCAGCGGCGCGCAAGCCGGTGCTGGCCAAGCTGCAGGCGGCGCTGTCGGATGGCAAGGCTGGCCGTTCGGTCGGCCTGGACGATGAAGAAAAGGCGCTGGTGCGTGACCTGTTCCTGCTGACCCTGAAGCCGGTGATGTACATCGCCAACGTGCTGGAAGATGGTTTCGAGAACAACCCGCACCTGGAAGCCGTGCGCGCGCATGCCGCCGCCGAAGGCGCGCAGGTGGTGCCGGTGTCGGCCGCCATCGAAGAGGAGCTGTCGCAGCTCGACGATGAGGACCGCGATACCTTCCTGGCCGATCTGGGGCTGAGCGAGCCGGGCCTGAACCGCGTGATCAACGCGGCCTACAGCCTGCTGGGCCTGCAGACCTACTTCACCGCCGGCGTGAAGGAAGTCCGTGCGTGGACCGTGCGCAAGGGCGCTACCGCCCCGCAGGCCGCCGCGGTCATCCACACCGACTTCGAGAAGGGCTTCATCCGCGCCGAAACCATCGCGTACGACGACTTCATCAAGTACAAGGGCGAAGCCGGTGCCAAGGAAGCCGGTCGCCTGCGCCTGGAAGGCAAGGAATACCGCGTGCAGGAAGGCGACATCCTGCACTTCCGCTTCAACGTCTGA
- the ispE gene encoding 4-(cytidine 5'-diphospho)-2-C-methyl-D-erythritol kinase produces MSGAADDAGWSWWPAPAKLNLFLHITGRRADGYHELQTVFRLLDWGDLIGLRLREDGQVRRQGEGLAGVAEADDLAVRAARLLKDAANSAQGADIIVEKHVSAGGGFGGGSSDAATVLVVLNRLWRAGLDEDALAALGLRLGADVPVFVRGRNAWAEGVGERLQPILLEPAWYVVVEPGVHVPTPALFADPDLTRDSPVAKIEDFASGTLVGNAFEPVLRRREPAVEAAFAALSDIGTARLTGSGSGCFVEFASQSAAEQGRSKLPKELRARVAAGVARSPLLDALEQH; encoded by the coding sequence ATGAGTGGGGCAGCCGACGACGCGGGCTGGTCCTGGTGGCCGGCCCCGGCCAAGCTGAACCTGTTCCTGCACATCACCGGCCGCCGGGCCGACGGCTACCACGAGCTGCAGACCGTGTTCCGCCTGCTGGACTGGGGTGACCTCATTGGCCTGCGCCTGCGTGAAGATGGCCAGGTGCGCCGGCAGGGTGAGGGCCTGGCCGGCGTGGCCGAGGCGGATGACCTGGCGGTCCGCGCTGCGCGGCTTCTTAAAGATGCGGCCAATAGCGCGCAAGGCGCAGACATCATCGTCGAAAAGCATGTTTCGGCTGGCGGTGGCTTCGGTGGCGGGTCGTCCGATGCCGCCACCGTGCTGGTGGTGCTGAACCGGCTCTGGCGGGCGGGCCTGGACGAAGATGCCCTGGCCGCGCTGGGCCTGCGCCTGGGCGCGGATGTGCCGGTGTTCGTGCGCGGGCGCAATGCCTGGGCCGAAGGGGTGGGCGAGCGCCTGCAGCCGATCTTGCTGGAACCGGCCTGGTATGTGGTGGTTGAACCGGGCGTTCATGTTCCCACCCCGGCCCTGTTCGCAGACCCGGATTTGACGCGCGACAGCCCAGTGGCGAAAATAGAGGACTTCGCTTCCGGGACCCTGGTCGGGAATGCGTTCGAACCGGTGCTGCGCCGCCGTGAGCCTGCCGTCGAGGCAGCGTTCGCCGCGTTGAGCGACATCGGCACGGCGCGGCTGACCGGTTCGGGAAGTGGTTGTTTCGTCGAGTTCGCATCGCAGTCTGCCGCAGAGCAGGGACGGTCGAAGTTGCCGAAGGAGTTGCGGGCAAGGGTGGCAGCGGGCGTTGCGCGTTCGCCACTGCTGGATGCACTCGAGCAACACTGA
- a CDS encoding ribose-phosphate diphosphokinase, protein MQESPNLLVFSGNANKRLAQNICKELGVRPGKALVSHFSDGEVQVEIEENVRKQDVFVIQPTCAPSAENLMELLVLIDALKRASVASVTAVVPYFGYSRQDRRMRSSRVPITAKLAAKMFSTAGADRVLTVDLHADQIQGFFDIPVDNVYASPLLLADIWRAYGTENLIVVSPDVGGVVRARAVAKRLDDADLAIIDKRRPRANVSTVMNIIGDVEGKTCVMVDDIVDTAGTLCAAAAALKARGALKVAAYCTHAVLSGPAVDNITNSQLDELVVTDTIPLKDAARVCSKIRQLSVAEMLAETMRRIAFGESVSSLYVD, encoded by the coding sequence ATGCAAGAGTCCCCGAACCTGCTGGTCTTTTCCGGCAACGCCAACAAACGTCTGGCGCAGAACATCTGCAAGGAACTGGGGGTCCGCCCGGGCAAGGCGCTGGTCTCGCACTTCTCCGATGGCGAAGTGCAGGTGGAGATCGAAGAGAACGTCCGCAAGCAGGACGTGTTCGTGATCCAGCCGACCTGCGCGCCGAGCGCGGAAAACCTGATGGAACTTCTGGTGCTGATTGACGCGCTCAAGCGCGCATCGGTGGCCAGCGTCACCGCCGTGGTGCCGTACTTCGGCTACTCGCGCCAGGATCGCCGCATGCGTTCCTCGCGCGTGCCGATCACCGCCAAGCTGGCGGCGAAGATGTTCAGCACCGCTGGCGCTGATCGCGTGCTGACCGTCGACCTGCACGCCGACCAGATCCAGGGCTTCTTCGATATTCCGGTGGACAACGTGTATGCGTCCCCGCTGCTGCTGGCCGACATCTGGCGCGCCTACGGCACCGAGAACCTGATCGTTGTGTCGCCGGACGTCGGCGGCGTGGTCCGCGCCCGTGCGGTGGCCAAGCGCCTGGATGACGCCGACCTGGCGATCATCGACAAGCGCCGCCCGCGCGCCAACGTCTCCACCGTGATGAACATCATCGGTGACGTCGAAGGCAAGACCTGCGTGATGGTCGATGACATCGTCGATACCGCCGGCACCCTGTGCGCCGCTGCCGCTGCCCTGAAGGCGCGCGGTGCGCTCAAGGTCGCCGCCTACTGCACCCACGCGGTGCTGTCGGGCCCGGCGGTGGACAACATCACCAATTCCCAGCTCGACGAGCTGGTGGTGACCGACACCATCCCGCTGAAGGACGCAGCGCGGGTGTGCAGCAAGATCCGTCAGCTGAGCGTGGCGGAAATGCTGGCCGAAACGATGCGCCGCATCGCCTTCGGCGAGTCGGTCAGCTCGCTGTACGTCGACTGA
- the pth gene encoding aminoacyl-tRNA hydrolase: MAGLRLIVGLGNPGSEHARTRHNAGFHFVEALAEKAGARWNVDSKLFGETAKVEIAGQTVWLLKPATFMNLSGKSVTAAQRFWKIEPEETLLAHDELDLAPGVARLKFDGGHGGQNGLRDTIRLLGHGKFHRLRVGIGHPGHKDRVVGWVLGRPSKDDDVLIARAIDDAIDVMPLAVQGDFSEAMKRLHTPK; the protein is encoded by the coding sequence ATGGCAGGACTGCGACTGATCGTCGGTCTGGGCAACCCCGGATCGGAACACGCCCGGACCCGGCACAATGCCGGGTTTCATTTCGTTGAGGCCCTGGCTGAAAAAGCCGGTGCACGATGGAATGTGGACAGCAAACTGTTCGGCGAGACCGCCAAGGTCGAGATTGCCGGGCAGACGGTGTGGCTGCTCAAGCCCGCCACCTTCATGAATCTCAGTGGCAAGTCGGTCACCGCCGCGCAGCGGTTCTGGAAGATCGAACCGGAAGAAACCCTGCTGGCCCACGACGAACTGGACCTGGCGCCCGGCGTGGCGCGGCTGAAGTTCGACGGTGGCCACGGTGGCCAGAACGGCCTGCGTGACACCATCCGCCTGCTCGGTCACGGCAAGTTCCATCGCCTGCGCGTGGGCATCGGCCATCCCGGCCACAAGGACCGCGTGGTGGGTTGGGTGCTCGGCCGCCCGTCCAAGGATGACGACGTGCTGATCGCACGCGCCATCGACGATGCGATCGACGTGATGCCGCTGGCGGTGCAGGGCGATTTCAGCGAAGCGATGAAGCGCCTGCACACGCCGAAATAA